A single Agrococcus sp. ARC_14 DNA region contains:
- a CDS encoding DUF3515 domain-containing protein — MPRLRILAAAVALLALTGCARAVTLPPADEAADPGCAEVVVSLPEQIGDESLTAPLDRRDTTSQATAAWGDPSAITLRCGMPQPAPSTQRCIEVGGVDWLEVAQEENVWTFLAYGRSPATEIAVDTNTVSAVTALESVSSAVDRTERVGACS; from the coding sequence GTGCCTCGCCTCCGCATCCTGGCCGCCGCCGTCGCGCTGCTGGCGCTCACCGGCTGCGCTCGAGCCGTCACCCTGCCGCCCGCCGACGAGGCCGCCGACCCCGGTTGCGCCGAGGTGGTCGTCTCCCTGCCAGAGCAGATCGGCGACGAGAGCCTGACCGCACCGCTCGACCGCCGCGACACGACCTCGCAGGCCACCGCGGCCTGGGGCGACCCGAGCGCGATCACGCTGCGCTGCGGCATGCCGCAGCCAGCGCCATCGACGCAGCGCTGCATCGAGGTGGGCGGGGTCGACTGGCTCGAGGTCGCGCAGGAGGAGAACGTCTGGACGTTCCTCGCCTACGGCCGCTCACCCGCCACCGAGATCGCCGTCGACACGAACACCGTCAGCGCCGTCACCGCGCTGGAGAGCGTCTCGAGCGCGGTCGACCGCACCGAGCGCGTCGGCGCCTGCTCCTAG
- a CDS encoding SseB family protein has product MTNPTLDALQAIATSDHAGAWEIVREAALVVPAVVENPRDPGSGKFLVLPHRDMQLVVAFTATTRIGGFATRTRNHLKLTGAELAAGIPAGHAIVLDPGHDDGRVFLPEVFAADSAQS; this is encoded by the coding sequence ATGACCAACCCCACGCTCGACGCCCTGCAAGCCATCGCGACCAGCGACCACGCGGGCGCGTGGGAGATCGTGCGCGAGGCAGCGCTCGTGGTGCCGGCGGTGGTCGAGAACCCGCGCGACCCGGGCTCCGGGAAGTTCCTGGTGCTGCCGCACCGCGACATGCAGCTGGTGGTGGCGTTCACCGCGACGACGCGCATCGGTGGCTTCGCCACGCGCACGCGCAACCACCTGAAGCTCACGGGCGCGGAGCTCGCCGCGGGCATCCCGGCTGGGCACGCGATCGTGCTGGATCCGGGGCACGACGACGGCCGGGTGTTCCTGCCGGAGGTCTTCGCCGCCGACTCGGCGCAGTCCTAG
- a CDS encoding exonuclease domain-containing protein, with amino-acid sequence MALDFTAIDFETANGNAASACAVGLVKVRDGLVVDRWATLIRPTSPFHEFWEWNTRIHGIQAHQVLDAPDWRETQERILDFGGDDVYVAHNAGFDKGVMRAAAKAAQLPVPDMRWTDSLRIARKTYALESYRLPVAALAAGFDDFQHHDAAGDAEACAAIVIGAAKRHECDDIDALVSRCVSAIHEIGERHEQVQELEAKRRAAQRERPWWQ; translated from the coding sequence ATGGCGCTCGACTTCACCGCGATCGATTTCGAGACCGCGAACGGCAACGCGGCGTCGGCCTGCGCGGTGGGTCTCGTGAAGGTGCGCGACGGCCTGGTCGTCGATCGCTGGGCCACGCTCATCCGCCCGACGTCGCCGTTCCACGAGTTCTGGGAGTGGAACACGCGCATCCACGGCATCCAGGCGCACCAGGTGCTCGACGCCCCTGACTGGCGCGAGACCCAGGAGCGGATCCTCGACTTCGGCGGTGACGACGTCTACGTCGCCCACAACGCGGGCTTCGACAAGGGCGTGATGCGCGCGGCCGCGAAGGCCGCCCAGCTGCCCGTGCCCGACATGCGCTGGACCGACTCGCTGCGCATCGCCCGCAAGACCTACGCGCTCGAGTCGTACCGGCTGCCGGTCGCTGCCCTCGCTGCAGGCTTCGACGACTTCCAGCACCATGACGCCGCCGGCGACGCGGAGGCGTGCGCTGCCATCGTGATCGGTGCCGCGAAGCGCCACGAGTGCGACGACATCGACGCCCTCGTGTCGCGCTGCGTCTCGGCGATCCACGAGATCGGCGAGCGCCACGAGCAGGTCCAGGAGCTCGAGGCGAAGCGCCGCGCGGCGCAGCGCGAACGGCCATGGTGGCAGTGA
- a CDS encoding glycine betaine/L-proline ABC transporter ATP-binding protein codes for MSEPRATGDDPVVEPVAVRVEHLTKVFGRRAREAAERLTAGATRDEVAKLGTAAVIDASFEVQRGEIFVVMGLSGSGKSTLIRMLNGLLEATAGSVTIGDEQVTGLDPKRLRAVRRSQVSMVFQHFALLPHRTVLENVAYGLEIQGVDRARRLELALAIVRRVGLDGWEQRYPGELSGGMQQRVGIARALCADTPVLLMDEAFSALDPLIRREMQEQLVELQAELGKTIVFITHDLNEAMFLGDRIAVMRDGRIVQIGTPEDILTDPANDYVAQFVQDVDRTRVLTASSVMEPPAASVPLTVGPRGALKIMRDLQTSTLLVVGPGRKVLGAVTDREVLRAVQQGKRDLAALVDAEVPRVTPDTSLADLPEIAVNSGLPIAVIGDDDRLLGVIPRVLLLAALGNVSTDTSELNVVDLPPAVDASIVTQTLDATQEVSDAR; via the coding sequence GTGAGCGAACCCCGCGCGACCGGAGACGACCCCGTCGTCGAGCCCGTCGCCGTGCGCGTCGAGCACCTCACCAAGGTGTTCGGCCGACGAGCGAGAGAGGCCGCCGAACGGCTGACCGCAGGCGCCACCCGCGATGAGGTGGCCAAGCTCGGCACCGCTGCAGTGATCGACGCATCCTTCGAGGTGCAGCGCGGCGAGATCTTCGTCGTGATGGGCCTCTCGGGCTCCGGCAAGTCGACCCTCATCCGCATGCTGAACGGCCTGCTCGAGGCGACTGCCGGATCCGTCACCATCGGCGACGAGCAGGTCACCGGCCTCGACCCGAAGCGACTGCGTGCCGTGCGCCGCTCGCAGGTGTCGATGGTGTTCCAGCACTTCGCGCTGCTGCCCCACCGCACCGTGCTCGAGAACGTCGCCTACGGCCTCGAGATCCAGGGCGTCGACCGCGCACGCCGCCTCGAGCTCGCGCTCGCCATCGTGCGGCGCGTGGGCCTCGACGGCTGGGAGCAGCGCTACCCGGGCGAGCTCTCCGGCGGCATGCAGCAGCGCGTCGGCATCGCCCGTGCGCTGTGCGCCGACACGCCGGTGCTGCTCATGGACGAGGCGTTCAGCGCGCTCGACCCGCTCATCCGCCGCGAGATGCAGGAGCAGCTCGTCGAGCTGCAGGCCGAGCTCGGCAAGACCATCGTCTTCATCACGCACGACCTCAACGAGGCCATGTTCCTCGGCGATCGCATCGCCGTCATGCGCGACGGCCGCATCGTGCAGATCGGCACGCCCGAGGACATCCTCACCGACCCGGCGAACGACTACGTTGCCCAGTTCGTGCAGGACGTCGACCGCACCCGCGTGCTCACCGCATCGAGCGTCATGGAGCCGCCTGCGGCATCCGTGCCCCTCACCGTCGGCCCCCGCGGGGCGCTCAAGATCATGCGCGACCTGCAGACTTCGACGCTGCTCGTGGTCGGCCCCGGCAGGAAGGTGCTCGGAGCCGTCACCGACCGCGAGGTGCTGCGCGCCGTGCAGCAGGGCAAGCGCGATCTCGCGGCCCTCGTCGATGCCGAGGTGCCGCGCGTGACCCCCGACACCAGCCTCGCCGACCTGCCGGAGATCGCCGTGAACAGCGGGCTCCCGATCGCCGTCATCGGCGACGACGACCGCCTGCTGGGCGTCATCCCCCGAGTGCTGCTGCTGGCCGCGCTCGGCAACGTCTCCACCGACACGAGCGAGCTCAACGTCGTCGACCTGCCGCCGGCGGTCGACGCCTCGATCGTGACCCAGACCCTCGACGCCACCCAGGAGGTGTCCGATGCTCGATGA
- a CDS encoding proline/glycine betaine ABC transporter permease, with translation MLDDLRLPLGRWIEAGVDWITDNLALLFDVIKTIVSGMYDAIEWVLVEPPALLIILVLALLAFAVRGWKMGIGTVVGLFVIVLVNQWENAMATLALTLVAAVLALLIAIPLGIWTARNDTVSAIVRPVLDFLQTMPAFVYLIPAIVLFNIGVVPGIIATIAFAMAPGVRLTELGIRGVNREIVEAGTAFGASPRRILRQIQLPLALPTIMTGVNQIIMLSLSMVVIAAMVGAGGLGQPIVQALQRIDIGLGAEAGLSVVILAIVLDRMTSALGSLQDHSPIAKYRARAWGARQITGTGMPSVSPTGVPEAEAETEATATSGRS, from the coding sequence ATGCTCGATGATCTTCGCCTGCCGCTCGGCCGATGGATCGAGGCCGGCGTCGACTGGATCACCGACAACCTGGCGTTGCTCTTCGACGTCATCAAGACGATCGTCTCCGGGATGTACGACGCGATCGAATGGGTGCTCGTCGAGCCGCCCGCGCTGCTGATCATCCTCGTGCTCGCGCTGCTCGCGTTCGCGGTGCGGGGATGGAAGATGGGCATCGGCACCGTCGTCGGCCTGTTCGTGATCGTGCTGGTCAACCAGTGGGAGAACGCCATGGCGACGCTCGCACTGACGCTCGTCGCGGCGGTGCTCGCGCTGCTCATCGCGATCCCGCTCGGCATCTGGACGGCCCGCAACGACACCGTCTCCGCCATCGTGCGACCGGTGCTCGACTTCCTCCAGACGATGCCTGCCTTCGTCTACCTGATCCCCGCGATCGTGCTGTTCAACATCGGCGTCGTGCCCGGCATCATCGCCACGATCGCGTTCGCGATGGCACCGGGCGTGCGCCTGACCGAGCTCGGCATCCGCGGTGTGAACCGCGAGATCGTCGAGGCTGGCACCGCATTCGGCGCCTCGCCGCGGCGCATCCTGCGGCAGATCCAGCTGCCGCTCGCGCTGCCGACCATCATGACCGGCGTCAACCAGATCATCATGCTCTCGCTGTCGATGGTCGTCATCGCGGCGATGGTCGGCGCCGGCGGCCTCGGCCAGCCGATCGTGCAGGCGCTGCAGCGCATCGACATCGGCCTGGGCGCCGAAGCTGGCCTGTCGGTCGTGATCCTCGCGATCGTGCTCGACCGCATGACGAGCGCGCTGGGCAGCCTGCAGGATCACAGCCCGATCGCGAAGTACCGCGCGCGTGCCTGGGGCGCGCGTCAGATCACCGGCACGGGGATGCCGTCGGTCTCGCCGACAGGCGTTCCCGAAGCCGAAGCAGAGACCGAAGCGACCGCCACCAGCGGCCGCTCATGA
- a CDS encoding glycine betaine ABC transporter substrate-binding protein: MNKRFIRGAAIAAVGTLALAGCSAAGGDGGDGAASGDQTDLTIGVFNGWPEGEAVSYLWEAILEEQGYDVELEYADAGPVWAAVASGDYDVNLDAWLPMTHAEYLDQYGEDVVDLGSWNDEAVLTMAVNEDAPITSIEELAANADAFGNRIVGIEPGAGLTAATQDQVIPTYGLEGMEFQTSSTPAMLAELSGAIESGENIAVTLWRPHWAYDEFAIRDLEDPEGTLGEAEGIHSIARTGFEEDFPQLKEWLSAFTMDSELLFSLENAMFNSDAEASDYPEIVQTWISENQEYVDGLTASAE, from the coding sequence ATGAACAAGCGATTCATTCGCGGCGCTGCCATCGCAGCCGTCGGCACCCTCGCCCTGGCTGGCTGCTCAGCAGCCGGCGGCGACGGAGGAGATGGCGCCGCGAGCGGCGACCAGACCGACCTCACGATCGGCGTCTTCAACGGCTGGCCCGAGGGCGAGGCCGTCTCCTACCTCTGGGAGGCCATCCTCGAGGAGCAGGGCTATGACGTCGAGCTCGAGTACGCCGACGCCGGCCCGGTCTGGGCTGCGGTCGCGAGCGGCGACTACGACGTCAACCTCGACGCCTGGCTGCCGATGACCCACGCCGAGTACCTCGACCAGTACGGCGAGGACGTCGTCGACCTGGGCTCCTGGAACGACGAGGCCGTGCTCACGATGGCGGTCAACGAGGATGCTCCGATCACCTCGATCGAGGAGCTCGCCGCCAACGCGGACGCCTTCGGCAACCGCATCGTCGGCATCGAGCCCGGCGCGGGCCTCACCGCCGCCACGCAGGACCAGGTCATCCCGACCTACGGCCTGGAGGGCATGGAGTTCCAGACCTCCTCGACCCCCGCGATGCTCGCAGAGCTGAGCGGCGCGATCGAGTCGGGCGAGAACATCGCCGTCACGCTGTGGCGTCCCCACTGGGCATACGACGAGTTCGCCATCCGCGACCTCGAGGACCCGGAAGGCACGCTCGGCGAGGCTGAGGGCATCCACTCGATCGCCCGCACCGGCTTCGAGGAGGACTTCCCGCAGCTGAAGGAGTGGCTGTCGGCGTTCACGATGGACTCCGAGCTGCTCTTCTCGCTCGAGAACGCGATGTTCAACAGCGACGCTGAGGCCAGCGACTACCCCGAGATCGTGCAGACCTGGATCTCTGAGAACCAGGAGTACGTCGACGGGCTGACGGCAAGCGCCGAGTAG
- a CDS encoding GIY-YIG nuclease family protein, which yields MPWVYMLRCADGSFYVGSTRDIERRLDQHQSGAGAVYTKRRLPVELVFAHHDDSVAAAFALEKQIQGWSRAKREALIRGDFAAIAAAGKKRDWAGHRARRRAAEGSDAPVVEPPPPPVVE from the coding sequence ATGCCCTGGGTCTACATGCTCCGCTGCGCCGACGGCTCCTTCTACGTCGGCAGCACACGCGACATCGAGCGACGACTCGATCAGCACCAGTCCGGCGCCGGCGCTGTCTACACGAAGCGCCGGCTCCCGGTCGAGCTCGTCTTCGCGCACCACGACGACTCTGTCGCGGCGGCGTTCGCGCTTGAGAAGCAGATCCAAGGGTGGAGTCGCGCGAAGCGAGAGGCGCTCATCCGAGGCGACTTCGCGGCGATCGCTGCCGCGGGGAAGAAGCGGGATTGGGCGGGGCACCGAGCGCGGCGGCGCGCGGCCGAGGGCTCCGATGCACCGGTCGTCGAGCCGCCACCTCCGCCGGTCGTCGAGTAG
- a CDS encoding alpha/beta hydrolase: MTTLLDGIEQSFVETERLRASVLRHTPAEGGDAAPVVLIHGNVSSSLFWQPLMLALPRPTIAIDLRGFGDSETLPVDATRGMRDFSDDVASVMDALGVSGAHVAGWSMGGGVVMQLLLDRPELVRSLTLQAPLPPQGFGTRLDGSLCTPDAAGTGGGGANADFVARLAAGDTSADEPTSPRSVYRSSYVAPGFADEHEDLWVESMLSTKTGVGNYPGDGVASDSWPGFAAGDHGILNAMSAKHLDLTGIVDVASKPAILWIRGAHDAIVGDESFFDFHTLGKHGVVPGWPGEEAAPPQQMVAQTRAVLEAYAAAGGAYEEVVFENAGHSPHLEDPTRFATLLEAHAAAADPTQVE, encoded by the coding sequence ATGACGACGCTGCTGGACGGCATCGAGCAGTCCTTCGTCGAGACCGAGCGCCTCCGGGCATCCGTGCTGCGCCACACGCCCGCAGAGGGCGGCGACGCAGCGCCCGTCGTGCTCATCCACGGCAACGTCTCCTCCTCGCTGTTCTGGCAGCCGCTCATGCTGGCGCTGCCGCGGCCGACGATCGCGATCGACCTGCGCGGATTCGGTGACAGCGAGACCCTGCCCGTCGACGCCACCCGCGGCATGCGCGACTTCTCGGACGACGTCGCGTCGGTCATGGATGCCCTGGGCGTCTCGGGCGCGCACGTGGCCGGCTGGTCGATGGGCGGCGGCGTCGTCATGCAGCTGCTGCTCGACCGGCCAGAGCTGGTGCGCTCGCTGACGCTGCAGGCGCCGCTGCCGCCGCAGGGCTTCGGCACCCGGCTCGACGGCTCGCTCTGCACGCCGGATGCGGCGGGCACGGGCGGCGGGGGAGCGAACGCCGACTTCGTGGCGCGGCTCGCGGCTGGCGACACCTCCGCCGACGAGCCGACGAGCCCGCGCAGCGTCTACCGCTCGAGCTATGTGGCGCCGGGCTTCGCCGACGAGCACGAGGATCTGTGGGTCGAGTCGATGCTGTCGACGAAGACCGGAGTCGGCAACTACCCGGGGGACGGCGTGGCTTCGGATTCGTGGCCTGGCTTCGCGGCCGGTGACCACGGCATCCTCAATGCCATGTCGGCGAAGCACCTCGACCTGACGGGCATCGTCGACGTGGCCTCGAAGCCCGCGATCCTGTGGATCCGCGGCGCGCACGATGCGATCGTGGGCGACGAGTCGTTCTTCGACTTCCACACGCTCGGCAAGCACGGCGTCGTGCCCGGCTGGCCCGGCGAGGAGGCCGCGCCGCCGCAGCAGATGGTGGCGCAGACGCGCGCGGTGCTCGAGGCGTATGCCGCTGCCGGCGGCGCCTACGAGGAGGTCGTCTTCGAGAACGCCGGCCACTCGCCGCACCTCGAGGACCCCACCCGCTTCGCCACCCTCCTCGAGGCGCACGCCGCGGCGGCAGACCCCACGCAGGTCGAGTAG